The following proteins come from a genomic window of Polaribacter dokdonensis:
- a CDS encoding EamA family transporter has translation MIYLLLSILISTGLFVIFKYFGIYKVDVLKAIFINYIVAFILGFTFAERDFSVIEIPNQPWFLGALFLGALFVSIFFVMAMTAQKNGVSVASVAGKMSVVIPVFFGVFLYNESVTVLKIVGIVIALIAVYLASVKEDKIATEKAGLLFPVLLFLGSGTIDTTLKYVETNFVDKADVSIFSGSLFAIAAFFAGIILIIKAIRKREKFEIKNCIAGLILGVPNYFSIVFLIKALQTEGFESSTLFTINNVGIVIVSTLVGILIFKEQFSIKNKLGVALAILGIIIVALA, from the coding sequence ACTATTTGTAATTTTTAAATACTTTGGTATTTATAAAGTTGATGTACTTAAGGCAATTTTCATCAACTATATTGTAGCTTTTATTTTAGGTTTTACTTTTGCAGAAAGAGATTTTTCAGTAATTGAAATTCCAAATCAACCTTGGTTTTTAGGAGCTTTGTTTTTAGGAGCTCTTTTTGTGTCAATCTTTTTTGTAATGGCAATGACTGCTCAAAAAAATGGAGTTTCTGTAGCTTCTGTAGCAGGTAAAATGTCTGTGGTAATTCCTGTTTTTTTTGGAGTTTTTCTGTATAACGAATCAGTAACTGTTTTAAAAATAGTGGGCATTGTAATTGCTCTAATTGCTGTGTATTTGGCTTCTGTAAAAGAGGATAAAATTGCTACTGAAAAAGCAGGATTGTTATTTCCTGTGTTACTTTTCTTAGGTTCAGGTACTATAGATACTACTTTAAAATATGTAGAAACTAATTTTGTTGATAAAGCAGATGTTTCTATTTTTTCTGGAAGTCTTTTTGCGATAGCAGCTTTCTTTGCAGGAATTATTCTAATTATAAAAGCAATTAGAAAGAGAGAGAAATTTGAAATTAAAAATTGTATTGCAGGATTAATTCTAGGTGTGCCCAATTACTTTTCTATAGTTTTCTTAATAAAAGCATTGCAAACAGAAGGTTTTGAAAGTTCTACACTTTTTACTATAAATAATGTAGGTATTGTAATTGTATCTACGCTTGTAGGTATTTTAATTTTTAAAGAGCAGTTTAGTATAAAAAATAAGTTAGGTGTTGCTTTAGCTATTTTAGGAATCATAATTGTAGCACTGGCCTAA
- a CDS encoding IMPACT family protein → MKSDSYKTILEATKETLFKDRNSKFFGFAFPVTNEEAVKDCLEEVKKIHYSARHFCYAYQIGVEDIKYRANDDGEPNNSAGMPIYGQIQSFEVTNILIVVVRYFGGTKLGVGGLINAYKTSAQITIEASEIVEKTIDVFYQLNFEYDMMNKVMRILKEKNINLVYQKMELACEYVISIRKKESKAIFDIFNNLYKVDILKLEA, encoded by the coding sequence ATGAAATCAGATAGTTATAAAACCATTTTAGAAGCTACAAAAGAAACTCTTTTTAAAGATAGAAATAGTAAATTTTTTGGTTTTGCTTTTCCTGTAACGAATGAGGAGGCAGTAAAAGACTGTTTGGAGGAGGTAAAAAAAATACATTATTCAGCACGTCATTTTTGCTATGCCTATCAAATAGGAGTAGAAGATATTAAATATAGAGCAAATGATGATGGAGAGCCTAATAATTCTGCAGGAATGCCTATTTATGGACAAATTCAATCTTTTGAAGTTACCAATATTTTAATAGTTGTTGTTCGATATTTTGGTGGAACAAAATTGGGAGTAGGTGGTTTAATAAATGCCTATAAAACATCCGCTCAAATTACTATAGAGGCTTCAGAAATTGTTGAGAAAACAATAGATGTTTTTTATCAATTAAATTTTGAATATGACATGATGAATAAAGTGATGCGTATTTTAAAAGAGAAGAACATCAATTTAGTATATCAAAAAATGGAATTAGCTTGTGAATATGTGATTTCAATTAGAAAAAAAGAGTCAAAAGCTATTTTTGATATTTTTAATAATTTATATAAAGTTGATATTC